From Providencia sp. R33, a single genomic window includes:
- the acpS gene encoding holo-ACP synthase codes for MAIVGLGTDIVEITRIESVIERTGDSLAKRILTEKEFLQYQQQAKPARFLAKRFAVKEAAAKALGTGIRNGLAFNQFEVTNDELGKPLLHLKGEALKLAESLNATCFHVSITDERHYASATVIIERLGD; via the coding sequence ATGGCAATAGTTGGCTTAGGAACGGATATCGTCGAAATAACGCGTATTGAATCGGTTATTGAACGTACAGGCGATAGCTTAGCAAAGCGAATTTTGACTGAAAAAGAGTTTTTGCAATATCAGCAGCAAGCAAAACCTGCTCGTTTTTTGGCAAAACGCTTTGCAGTTAAAGAAGCGGCCGCAAAAGCTTTGGGAACGGGTATCCGTAATGGTCTTGCATTCAACCAGTTTGAAGTGACAAATGATGAATTGGGTAAACCATTATTACATTTAAAGGGGGAGGCGTTAAAGCTCGCTGAAAGCTTAAATGCAACCTGTTTCCACGTCTCCATCACAGATGAACGGCATTATGCATCAGCAACTGTGATCATAGAGCGTCTTGGTGATTGA
- the lepB gene encoding signal peptidase I, which translates to MANTFALILTLATLITGIIWCLDKFKFAPARKAKLKQLQDATNGAVSEADVANAVRRPSWLETGTSIFPVLAIVLIVRSFIYEPFQIPSGSMMPTLLVGDFMLVEKFAYGLKDPITQTTLIETGKPKRGDIAVFKYPRDPNVDFVKRVIGLPGDKIVYNPDAKELTIYPNCADNKCTESLPITYGPLNPSEWTMFFDVASVVDSQKGNYEVPLDQELPRNALRQYERSEKLGTVEHQILIIRQAITEAKYIQPGMPLNEWIVPEKQYFMMGDNRDNSSDSRMWGFVPEQNLVGRAVFIWLSLDKQENEWPTGIRFSRIGPL; encoded by the coding sequence ATGGCTAACACCTTTGCCTTGATCCTAACACTGGCAACCTTAATCACTGGGATTATTTGGTGTTTAGATAAGTTTAAATTTGCGCCTGCGCGTAAAGCAAAACTTAAGCAGTTACAGGATGCAACAAATGGTGCAGTAAGCGAAGCGGATGTGGCGAATGCTGTCCGCCGCCCTTCATGGCTAGAAACAGGGACATCTATTTTCCCTGTGTTAGCTATTGTACTGATTGTGCGCTCATTTATTTATGAGCCATTTCAAATACCATCTGGGTCAATGATGCCAACGCTATTAGTTGGTGACTTTATGTTGGTTGAGAAATTTGCTTATGGTTTAAAAGACCCCATTACACAGACGACACTGATAGAAACGGGTAAACCAAAACGTGGAGATATCGCTGTATTTAAATATCCTCGTGACCCAAATGTCGATTTCGTTAAACGTGTAATAGGTTTGCCAGGTGATAAGATTGTTTATAACCCGGATGCGAAAGAACTGACTATTTACCCAAATTGTGCTGATAACAAATGCACAGAAAGCTTACCAATTACTTATGGGCCATTGAACCCAAGTGAATGGACAATGTTTTTTGACGTTGCATCGGTTGTTGATAGCCAAAAAGGGAACTATGAGGTTCCACTAGATCAAGAACTGCCGCGTAATGCATTACGTCAATATGAACGTAGCGAAAAATTAGGTACAGTTGAACACCAAATTCTAATTATTCGTCAAGCAATCACTGAAGCAAAATATATACAACCAGGTATGCCATTAAATGAATGGATTGTTCCTGAAAAACAATATTTTATGATGGGTGATAACCGGGATAACAGCTCTGATAGCCGCATGTGGGGCTTTGTGCCTGAGCAAAATTTAGTTGGTCGAGCTGTATTTATTTGGCTAAGTCTTGATAAGCAAGAAAATGAATGGCCAACAGGCATTCGCTTTAGTCGAATTGGTCCTCTATAA
- the pdxJ gene encoding pyridoxine 5'-phosphate synthase: MAELLLGVNIDHIATVRNARGTQYPDPVQAAFVAEQAGADGITVHLREDRRHITDRDVALLNETIQTRMNLEMAVTDEMVDIACRIKPAFCCLVPEKREEVTTEGGLDVAGQKQKIADAVKRLTEAGILVSLFIDADHVQIDAAQECGAPFIEIHTGAYADAKTEQEQELEFRRIRDGVTYAAGKGIKVNAGHGLTYHNVQRIAQLPEIYELNIGHAIIGRALFSGLAQAVADMKKIMLEARK; this comes from the coding sequence ATGGCAGAGCTTTTATTAGGCGTTAATATTGACCACATTGCGACAGTCAGAAATGCACGAGGAACGCAATATCCCGATCCTGTACAGGCTGCATTTGTTGCTGAACAAGCTGGCGCAGATGGTATCACCGTGCATTTACGTGAAGACCGTCGTCATATTACCGATAGAGACGTTGCGTTACTCAACGAAACAATACAAACGCGTATGAACCTTGAAATGGCAGTGACGGATGAAATGGTTGATATTGCTTGCCGTATTAAACCTGCATTTTGTTGCCTTGTTCCTGAAAAGCGCGAAGAAGTGACTACTGAGGGGGGCTTGGATGTTGCAGGACAAAAACAAAAAATAGCAGATGCAGTAAAACGATTAACGGAAGCGGGCATTTTAGTGTCTCTCTTTATTGATGCTGACCATGTACAAATTGATGCCGCTCAGGAATGTGGTGCGCCATTTATTGAAATCCATACAGGTGCATATGCGGATGCTAAAACGGAACAGGAACAAGAGTTAGAGTTTCGTCGTATTCGCGATGGCGTCACTTATGCCGCGGGTAAAGGCATCAAGGTCAATGCAGGGCATGGTTTGACTTACCATAATGTTCAGCGTATTGCACAACTACCTGAAATTTATGAATTAAATATTGGTCATGCAATTATTGGCCGTGCTCTATTTAGTGGACTGGCGCAGGCGGTTGCTGATATGAAAAAAATCATGTTAGAAGCGCGAAAATAA
- a CDS encoding YfhL family 4Fe-4S dicluster ferredoxin, with protein sequence MALLITKKCINCDMCEPECPNDAIFMGAEIYEIDSTLCTECVGHYDKPTCQSVCPITNTIITDPQHIETEEQLWDKFVAIHHADKI encoded by the coding sequence ATGGCACTATTAATTACTAAAAAATGTATCAATTGCGATATGTGCGAACCCGAATGCCCTAATGACGCAATTTTTATGGGCGCTGAAATTTATGAAATTGACTCAACGCTATGTACAGAATGTGTCGGGCACTACGATAAACCGACTTGCCAGTCAGTTTGCCCTATTACGAATACCATTATTACTGATCCACAGCATATTGAAACTGAAGAACAATTATGGGATAAGTTTGTCGCAATTCACCATGCTGATAAAATTTAA
- the lepA gene encoding translation elongation factor 4, producing MNNIRNFSIIAHIDHGKSTLSDRIIQICGGLTDREMAAQVLDSMDLERERGITIKAQSVTLDYKASDGETYQLNFIDTPGHVDFSYEVSRSLAACEGALLVVDAGQGVEAQTLANCYTAIEMDLEVVPVLNKIDLPAADPERVADEIEDIVGLDAHDAVRCSAKTGIGVQDVIERLVKEIPPPVGDVDAPLQALIIDSWFDNYLGVVSLIRIKNGSLKKGDKVKVMSTGQVYNADRLGIFTPKQVDRDVLSCGEVGWLVCAIKDITGAPVGDTLTGARNPAEKALPGFKKVKPQVYAGLFPVSSDDYESFRDALGKLSLNDASLFYEPETSTALGFGFRCGFLGLLHMEIIQERLEREYDLDLITTAPTVVYEVQQTNGEIVYVDSPSKLPALNNIEELREPIAECHMLMPKEYLGNVITLCIEKRGVQTNMVYHGNQVSLTYEIPMSEVVLDFFDRLKSTSRGYASLDYAFKRFQPSDMVRVDVLINNERVDALALITHRANSQYRGRELVEKMKELIPRQQFDIAIQAAIGNHIIARSTVKQLRKNVLAKCYGGDVSRKKKLLQKQKDGKKRMKQVGNVELPQEAFLAILHVGKDN from the coding sequence ATCAATAATATAAGAAATTTTTCTATCATTGCTCATATCGACCATGGCAAGTCCACATTATCTGATCGCATTATTCAGATTTGTGGTGGTTTAACGGATCGCGAAATGGCAGCGCAAGTTCTAGACTCAATGGATCTGGAACGTGAGCGTGGAATTACCATCAAAGCACAGAGCGTTACGCTTGATTATAAAGCTTCTGATGGTGAAACCTACCAACTAAACTTTATCGATACTCCTGGCCACGTTGACTTCTCTTATGAAGTTTCGCGTTCTCTAGCCGCGTGTGAAGGGGCGCTTTTAGTTGTTGATGCAGGGCAAGGTGTTGAAGCACAAACACTCGCTAACTGCTATACCGCGATTGAAATGGATTTAGAAGTCGTTCCTGTTTTAAACAAGATTGACTTACCAGCGGCAGACCCAGAGCGTGTTGCTGATGAAATTGAAGACATCGTTGGTCTTGATGCCCACGATGCAGTTCGCTGTTCTGCGAAAACCGGTATTGGTGTGCAAGATGTGATTGAACGTCTTGTTAAAGAGATCCCACCGCCTGTTGGTGATGTGGATGCACCTCTACAAGCGTTGATTATTGACTCGTGGTTTGATAACTATTTAGGCGTTGTTTCATTGATCCGTATTAAAAATGGTTCACTGAAAAAAGGCGATAAAGTTAAAGTCATGAGTACAGGTCAGGTTTATAACGCCGACCGCCTTGGTATTTTTACACCAAAACAAGTCGACCGTGATGTATTGAGCTGTGGTGAAGTGGGCTGGTTAGTCTGCGCAATTAAAGACATCACTGGTGCACCAGTAGGGGATACCTTAACAGGCGCTCGTAATCCTGCGGAAAAAGCACTTCCAGGCTTTAAAAAAGTCAAGCCACAGGTTTATGCTGGTCTGTTCCCTGTCAGTTCTGATGATTACGAAAGTTTCCGTGATGCGCTAGGTAAACTTAGTTTAAACGATGCCTCGTTATTCTATGAGCCAGAAACATCAACCGCTTTAGGTTTTGGTTTCCGCTGTGGTTTCCTTGGCTTATTGCACATGGAAATCATCCAAGAGCGTTTAGAGCGAGAGTACGATCTTGACCTGATTACCACAGCACCAACGGTCGTGTATGAAGTTCAACAAACCAATGGTGAGATTGTATATGTAGACAGCCCATCAAAGCTGCCTGCATTAAACAATATTGAAGAACTGCGTGAGCCAATCGCTGAGTGCCACATGTTAATGCCTAAAGAATACTTAGGTAACGTGATTACACTTTGTATTGAGAAACGTGGCGTTCAAACCAATATGGTCTATCATGGTAATCAAGTTTCATTAACTTATGAAATTCCAATGTCTGAAGTGGTACTGGATTTCTTTGACCGTTTGAAATCGACATCTCGTGGTTATGCTTCATTGGATTATGCATTTAAACGCTTCCAACCATCAGATATGGTTAGGGTTGATGTGCTTATCAATAACGAACGTGTTGACGCATTAGCGTTAATTACGCACCGTGCAAACTCACAATACCGTGGCCGTGAGTTAGTTGAAAAAATGAAGGAACTGATCCCGCGCCAGCAGTTTGATATTGCGATTCAGGCAGCGATTGGCAACCATATTATTGCTCGTTCTACAGTTAAACAGCTGCGTAAAAACGTACTTGCCAAATGTTATGGCGGTGACGTTAGCCGTAAGAAGAAACTGTTACAGAAGCAAAAGGATGGTAAGAAACGTATGAAACAAGTGGGTAACGTTGAGCTACCACAAGAAGCGTTCCTTGCTATATTGCACGTTGGTAAAGACAACTAA
- the recO gene encoding DNA repair protein RecO has product MSGWQRAFVLHSRPYSETSLLLDFFTEGEGKIRLLAKGARRNRSPLRGCLQPFTPLLIRWSGKGEIKTLINADPVSLALPLSGTVLYSGLYLNELTARVLEFGTPYSALFFDYLSCLQVLAASEKTPEFALRQFELALLSYLGYGVDFLHCAGSGEAVSDTMTYRYREEKGFIGSLVVDQLSFTGKQLKALASRDFPDADTLKAAKRFTRIALKPYLGGKPLKSRELFRQFTVSTTTSNKLN; this is encoded by the coding sequence GTGAGTGGTTGGCAACGCGCGTTTGTGCTCCATTCAAGGCCTTACAGTGAAACAAGTTTGTTACTTGATTTCTTCACTGAAGGCGAAGGAAAAATTCGCTTACTGGCTAAAGGTGCCCGCCGCAATCGCTCCCCTTTAAGGGGCTGTTTACAGCCTTTCACACCTTTGCTAATCCGTTGGAGCGGCAAAGGTGAAATCAAAACCTTAATTAATGCAGATCCTGTTTCGTTAGCACTTCCTTTGAGTGGAACTGTCCTTTATAGCGGTCTGTATCTTAATGAATTAACGGCACGTGTACTTGAGTTTGGTACGCCTTATTCCGCGCTATTTTTTGATTACCTTTCATGTTTACAAGTCCTTGCTGCGAGCGAGAAAACCCCTGAGTTTGCCTTGCGTCAGTTTGAACTGGCGTTGTTATCTTACCTTGGCTATGGTGTGGATTTCTTGCACTGTGCAGGTAGCGGGGAAGCTGTTTCTGACACAATGACGTACCGTTACCGAGAAGAAAAAGGCTTTATAGGCAGTTTAGTTGTTGACCAGCTCAGTTTTACGGGTAAACAATTAAAAGCACTCGCAAGCCGTGATTTCCCTGATGCTGACACCTTAAAGGCCGCTAAGCGTTTTACTCGTATCGCATTAAAACCTTATTTAGGCGGCAAACCATTAAAAAGCAGAGAGTTATTTAGGCAATTTACGGTTTCAACTACCACTTCAAACAAATTAAACTAA
- the rseC gene encoding SoxR-reducing system protein RseC gives MVKEWATVIRWQNGRALLRYGSSSGCGSCGARKTCGSYALSKIGPNTEHELEIAIEQPLVEGQKIEVGIPEGSLIRSAMLVYLTPILGLFIFAGLAQSFDFSQFLVAISGVLGGVIGFYTARKFASHWRDDDAFQPVVLQIGLPPSELSVQVNC, from the coding sequence ATGGTAAAAGAGTGGGCAACTGTCATTCGTTGGCAAAACGGAAGAGCATTACTACGTTATGGTTCTTCATCAGGATGCGGAAGTTGCGGTGCTCGTAAAACGTGTGGTTCTTATGCGCTCAGCAAAATAGGGCCAAACACGGAACATGAATTGGAAATTGCGATTGAACAGCCTTTAGTCGAAGGGCAAAAAATCGAAGTTGGCATTCCTGAAGGAAGTTTAATTCGTTCGGCAATGCTGGTGTATTTAACACCGATTTTAGGGTTGTTTATTTTTGCAGGATTAGCTCAATCGTTTGATTTTAGTCAATTTTTAGTGGCTATTTCTGGTGTGTTAGGTGGCGTGATTGGCTTTTATACCGCACGGAAATTCGCTTCTCATTGGCGTGATGATGACGCATTCCAACCTGTCGTCTTGCAAATAGGTTTACCACCTTCCGAGCTTTCAGTGCAGGTTAACTGCTAA
- the leuE gene encoding leucine efflux protein LeuE, with the protein MFETLGVLNFWTYLAGLVFIIIVPGPNSIYVLKTSTSSGARYGYRAALGVFTGDAILVFLSFIGVASVIKASPTLFMIVRYLGAAYLLYLGCKILYSTLKRKSQGEGEEVAVTIKSENHFVRALALSLTNPKAILFYISFFIQFVDFNYANAWVPYLVLATILELVSFLYLSILIFSGYLIAKFLREKKILAKLGNCTVGAFFMGFAAKLALSN; encoded by the coding sequence ATGTTCGAAACTCTCGGAGTTCTTAACTTCTGGACTTACCTTGCTGGTTTAGTCTTCATTATTATTGTTCCAGGGCCTAACTCGATTTATGTACTCAAAACGAGTACCTCTAGTGGTGCTCGGTACGGTTATCGAGCTGCGCTAGGCGTCTTTACAGGTGATGCTATATTGGTTTTTTTGTCATTTATCGGTGTAGCATCTGTGATCAAAGCGTCACCAACTTTGTTTATGATTGTTCGCTATCTAGGTGCGGCTTATCTTTTATATCTCGGTTGTAAGATTTTATATAGCACATTAAAGCGCAAGTCACAGGGTGAGGGCGAAGAGGTTGCGGTGACAATCAAGTCAGAAAATCACTTTGTTCGTGCTTTAGCGTTAAGTCTGACAAACCCAAAAGCGATTTTGTTTTATATTTCGTTTTTTATTCAGTTTGTCGATTTTAACTACGCAAATGCATGGGTGCCATACCTTGTGTTGGCGACGATCTTAGAGTTAGTTAGCTTTTTATATTTAAGCATACTGATCTTTAGTGGTTATTTAATTGCTAAATTTTTACGTGAGAAAAAGATCCTCGCAAAACTAGGCAATTGCACCGTTGGGGCCTTCTTTATGGGTTTTGCGGCAAAACTTGCATTGAGTAATTAG
- the tadA gene encoding tRNA adenosine(34) deaminase TadA, which produces MTQIEIDEYWMQQALELALKAQEVGEIPVGALLVKDNQLIASGWNRSIIDHNPTAHAEIIALQQAGQALSNYRLLDTTLYVTLEPCIMCAGAMIHSRIGRIVYGAKDFKTGACGSYINIMEQAGLNHYVEVTGGILEEACSSMLSAFFKMRRAQKKEQKRQQN; this is translated from the coding sequence GTGACGCAAATAGAAATTGATGAATATTGGATGCAGCAAGCCCTTGAACTTGCATTAAAGGCACAAGAGGTGGGTGAAATCCCAGTAGGTGCATTGTTAGTTAAAGATAATCAGTTAATTGCCTCTGGTTGGAATCGTTCAATTATTGACCATAACCCGACTGCTCATGCTGAAATTATAGCTCTGCAACAAGCAGGGCAAGCGTTGAGTAATTACCGTCTGCTTGATACCACGTTATATGTCACTTTAGAACCTTGCATAATGTGCGCAGGCGCGATGATCCATAGCCGTATTGGCCGTATTGTTTATGGCGCGAAAGATTTCAAAACGGGTGCTTGCGGTTCTTATATCAACATCATGGAACAAGCAGGGTTAAACCATTATGTGGAAGTCACTGGTGGAATTTTAGAAGAAGCATGTTCTTCAATGCTGAGTGCTTTTTTTAAAATGCGCAGAGCTCAGAAAAAAGAACAAAAGCGCCAACAGAATTAG
- the rseB gene encoding sigma-E factor regulatory protein RseB, whose translation MNKWLSVICLTGSLIISNQASASEIGADVLFKEMGNAAQNLSYEMSFMTFSPQTITPVRYRHAIVNGVPVSQMIQMDSSRREIVQKGDKVSYFEPGFDAFSLNGKNIVDNLPSVLFANYEQIKPYYNFIDAGRTHIGDRPALVIRIISKDNSRFNYVLLIDEETKLPLRIDLLDNNSQTLEQFRVISTVLDSKTVNDSLLSLSQVNMPPLLVYPKNAAPSFKWQVGMLPPGFEETSRSVRKLSEDDVVESAMFSDGLFTFSVNVTKSAKGPLLDQPMQNGRRSIYTMTQKQNVITVIGELPLPTAQVIAGSVQFRE comes from the coding sequence ATGAATAAATGGTTATCCGTCATCTGCCTGACGGGCAGCCTGATTATTTCTAATCAAGCTTCGGCATCTGAAATAGGTGCCGATGTTCTTTTTAAAGAAATGGGGAACGCTGCCCAAAACCTCTCTTATGAAATGTCATTTATGACTTTCAGTCCGCAAACAATTACACCTGTAAGATATCGCCACGCAATCGTTAATGGTGTCCCTGTTTCGCAAATGATACAGATGGACTCATCACGCCGAGAAATTGTTCAAAAAGGTGACAAAGTCAGCTACTTTGAACCTGGTTTTGATGCGTTTAGTTTGAATGGCAAAAATATCGTTGATAACTTACCTTCTGTTTTATTTGCTAATTATGAACAGATAAAACCGTACTATAATTTTATTGATGCAGGGCGCACACATATTGGCGATCGGCCTGCTTTAGTGATCCGCATAATATCGAAAGACAATTCCCGATTTAATTATGTACTATTAATTGATGAGGAAACGAAACTGCCATTACGTATTGATTTGTTGGATAACAACAGCCAAACATTAGAGCAATTTCGTGTCATCTCTACAGTGCTAGACAGTAAAACAGTGAATGATTCATTACTTTCTCTGAGTCAGGTGAATATGCCGCCGTTATTGGTATATCCAAAAAATGCAGCACCATCCTTCAAATGGCAAGTGGGTATGCTTCCACCTGGTTTTGAAGAAACATCGCGTTCTGTGCGTAAATTAAGTGAAGACGACGTTGTGGAAAGCGCGATGTTCAGCGATGGGTTATTTACCTTCTCAGTTAATGTGACGAAATCGGCAAAAGGCCCGTTGTTGGATCAACCCATGCAAAATGGGCGCCGTTCAATTTATACAATGACACAAAAGCAAAATGTCATTACTGTGATTGGTGAATTACCTTTGCCAACGGCACAAGTTATTGCAGGTAGTGTTCAGTTTCGGGAGTAG
- the era gene encoding GTPase Era, producing the protein MSELQSHCGFVAIVGRPNVGKSTLLNQLLGQKVSITSRKPQTTRHRIMGIHTEDNYQIIYVDTPGLHIEEKRAINRLMNRAASSSIGDVELVIFVVEGTNWTADDEMVLTKLSSLRCPVILAINKIDNVTDKTVLLPHIGAISQKMNFLDVVPISAEKGTGVDTIAKIVKQHIPEAAHHFPEDYITDRSQRFMASEMIREKLMRFLGDELPYSVTVEIEQFKVTETGIYHINGLILVEREGQKKMVIGNKGSKLKTIGTEARIDMERMFDNKVHLELWVKVKSGWADDERALRSLGYVDDLK; encoded by the coding sequence ATGAGTGAATTACAATCCCACTGTGGTTTCGTTGCCATAGTTGGACGGCCAAATGTCGGTAAATCGACATTATTAAATCAATTACTGGGGCAAAAAGTCTCGATTACGTCGAGAAAGCCACAGACGACTCGCCATCGTATTATGGGGATCCACACTGAAGATAATTATCAAATTATCTATGTTGATACCCCAGGATTACATATTGAAGAAAAACGTGCGATTAACCGTTTAATGAACCGTGCGGCATCAAGCTCTATCGGTGATGTTGAACTGGTGATTTTTGTCGTTGAAGGTACCAACTGGACCGCTGACGATGAAATGGTGCTGACTAAGTTATCAAGCTTACGTTGCCCAGTCATTTTAGCTATCAATAAGATTGATAACGTGACGGATAAAACGGTTTTATTGCCACATATTGGCGCGATTAGCCAAAAAATGAATTTTTTAGATGTTGTGCCAATCAGTGCAGAAAAAGGCACTGGCGTGGATACAATTGCTAAAATTGTGAAGCAACATATTCCAGAAGCAGCGCACCACTTCCCAGAAGACTATATTACAGACCGTTCTCAGCGTTTTATGGCGTCAGAAATGATCCGTGAGAAATTAATGCGCTTCTTGGGGGATGAATTGCCTTATTCTGTTACCGTTGAAATTGAACAATTTAAAGTTACTGAAACGGGGATTTACCATATCAATGGCTTAATTCTTGTTGAACGCGAAGGCCAGAAGAAAATGGTCATTGGTAACAAAGGTAGCAAACTGAAAACCATCGGTACCGAAGCGCGTATCGATATGGAACGCATGTTTGATAACAAAGTTCACCTCGAGCTTTGGGTTAAAGTTAAGTCAGGCTGGGCGGATGATGAAAGAGCATTACGCAGTCTGGGTTATGTTGACGATTTAAAATAG
- the rnc gene encoding ribonuclease III codes for MNPSLVERLQRKLGYQFRQHDLLIQALTHRSASSKHNERLEFLGDSILSFVIANDLYHRFPKVDEGDMSRMRATLVRGNTLAEIAREFELGECLRLGPGELKSGGFRRESILADTVEALIGGIFLDSDIQTIERIILDWYQSRLIEISPGDKQKDPKTRLQEYLQGRHLPLPNYLVVQVKGEAHDQEFTIHCQVSGIEQPIYGVGSSRRKAEQAAAEQALKILELE; via the coding sequence ATGAACCCCTCTTTAGTAGAAAGATTACAACGTAAGCTTGGTTACCAGTTCAGACAACATGATTTGTTGATTCAAGCGTTAACACACAGAAGTGCAAGTAGCAAACATAATGAACGCCTCGAGTTTTTAGGGGATTCAATTTTAAGTTTTGTGATTGCAAATGATCTGTATCACCGTTTTCCTAAAGTGGATGAGGGTGATATGAGCCGGATGCGTGCAACACTCGTTCGTGGAAATACATTGGCAGAAATTGCTCGTGAGTTTGAACTGGGTGAATGTTTACGTTTAGGTCCGGGGGAGCTAAAAAGTGGTGGATTTCGTCGAGAGTCAATCCTTGCTGACACAGTGGAAGCACTAATTGGCGGTATATTCTTGGACAGCGATATCCAGACGATTGAAAGAATTATTTTAGATTGGTATCAAAGCCGATTAATTGAAATTAGTCCGGGTGATAAACAAAAAGACCCGAAAACACGGTTACAAGAATATCTGCAAGGGCGTCACTTGCCATTACCGAACTATTTAGTGGTTCAAGTAAAAGGCGAGGCTCATGACCAGGAGTTTACGATCCACTGCCAAGTGAGTGGCATCGAACAACCCATCTATGGTGTTGGTTCAAGTCGTCGTAAAGCAGAGCAAGCCGCAGCAGAGCAAGCATTGAAAATTTTGGAGCTTGAATGA